Proteins encoded within one genomic window of Polaribacter sp. NJDZ03:
- a CDS encoding class I SAM-dependent methyltransferase yields MDKKTKKPWPTKKAMEQVYEMNLWGSNNAEFYSGSGSHQPEIIAPYIKTISSFLTSFKSQITVLDLGCGDFNIGKKFVKLTQKYTAIDIVLELIKHNKENFKADNLKFECLDIATDNLPIGDCIILRQVLQHLSNAEVLSVVEKLTNYKYVILTEHLPCDDFIPNKDIISGQGIRIKKKSGIDLLATPFNMKVKEEKELLSYTLEDGKGKIVTTLYTIF; encoded by the coding sequence ATGGATAAAAAAACAAAGAAACCTTGGCCAACAAAAAAGGCAATGGAACAAGTTTACGAAATGAATCTTTGGGGAAGCAACAACGCTGAGTTTTATTCTGGTTCGGGCTCTCATCAACCAGAAATAATAGCACCTTATATAAAAACTATTAGTTCTTTTTTAACTTCTTTTAAAAGCCAAATTACTGTTTTAGATTTAGGATGTGGAGATTTTAATATTGGTAAAAAATTTGTAAAACTTACTCAAAAATATACGGCTATAGATATTGTCTTAGAATTGATAAAACACAATAAAGAAAACTTTAAAGCAGATAATTTAAAATTTGAATGTTTAGATATTGCTACGGATAATTTACCAATAGGAGATTGTATTATTTTAAGGCAAGTTTTGCAACATTTATCTAATGCAGAAGTACTAAGTGTTGTAGAGAAATTAACAAATTATAAATATGTTATTCTTACAGAACATCTTCCTTGTGATGATTTTATTCCTAATAAAGATATTATTTCTGGACAGGGAATCCGAATTAAAAAGAAAAGCGGAATTGACTTATTAGCGACACCTTTTAATATGAAGGTTAAAGAAGAAAAAGAATTATTGTCTTATACCTTAGAAGACGGAAAAGGCAAAATTGTGACTACACTTTATACTATTTTTTAG
- a CDS encoding RNA polymerase sigma factor, protein METNQPHITNLIKRCKKSDKNAQLDLYKAYYHAMYNTAYRILKDSFEAEDIMQEAFLTVFTKMDSYKGEVTFGAWLKRIVINKSLTQLKKNNRYEEVKMEVVSIDEVDEEEIDYTGLKAKNVLTCLQSLKENYRLVLTLHLIEGYDYEEISQILDYSNENVRTTVSRAKKKLKQVLLAENSKAQGYGR, encoded by the coding sequence TTGGAAACTAATCAACCACATATAACCAACCTTATAAAACGCTGCAAAAAGTCGGATAAAAACGCGCAATTAGATTTGTATAAAGCATATTACCATGCAATGTACAATACTGCTTATCGCATTTTAAAAGACAGTTTTGAGGCGGAAGATATTATGCAAGAAGCGTTTTTAACGGTTTTTACAAAGATGGACAGTTATAAGGGGGAAGTTACTTTTGGTGCTTGGTTAAAGAGAATTGTAATTAATAAAAGTTTAACGCAGTTAAAGAAAAACAACCGATATGAAGAAGTAAAGATGGAAGTTGTTTCTATAGATGAAGTAGATGAAGAAGAGATTGACTATACCGGTTTAAAAGCAAAAAACGTTTTGACTTGTTTACAAAGTTTAAAAGAAAATTACAGATTGGTATTAACTTTGCATTTAATAGAAGGATATGATTATGAAGAAATTTCACAGATTTTAGATTATTCAAATGAAAATGTAAGAACCACTGTTTCTAGAGCAAAAAAGAAATTAAAGCAAGTATTGCTTGCAGAAAATAGTAAAGCACAAGGGTATGGAAGATAA
- a CDS encoding DUF2200 domain-containing protein gives MKDTSHHDERIANMNFFSVYPHYVTKVEKKGRSIAELHEVIEWLTGYNEKELKELIVTEVTFETFFKNATLHPNVHLIKGVICGYRVEEIENSLTQQVRYLDKLVDELAKGKKMEKILRQAPKK, from the coding sequence TTGAAAGATACAAGTCATCATGATGAACGTATTGCAAATATGAATTTTTTTTCTGTGTATCCTCATTATGTAACAAAAGTGGAAAAAAAGGGAAGAAGTATCGCTGAATTACACGAAGTAATTGAATGGTTAACTGGTTATAATGAAAAAGAGTTAAAAGAACTGATAGTTACTGAAGTTACCTTTGAAACTTTTTTTAAAAATGCAACATTACATCCAAATGTACATTTGATAAAGGGTGTGATTTGTGGCTATAGAGTAGAGGAGATAGAGAATTCTTTAACACAGCAAGTTCGTTATTTAGATAAATTAGTTGATGAGTTAGCGAAGGGGAAAAAGATGGAAAAGATACTAAGGCAAGCGCCTAAAAAATAG